One genomic window of Magnolia sinica isolate HGM2019 chromosome 3, MsV1, whole genome shotgun sequence includes the following:
- the LOC131240427 gene encoding rab GTPase-activating protein 22-like isoform X2, with the protein MTTVTFYAVRPECQDDVPKTKFKPKGVHPSIKGVVWEFLLGCYDPKSTFDERGELRLRRREQYGTWKAECQAMEPTIGSGRILTTPVITDDGKPVQDHSTSGNDLQDNTSFPPDGPPLDKKVIQWKLVLHQIGLDVVRTDRALTFYENQENDAKLWDILSVYAWMDKDIGYCQGMSDLCSPMVMLFDNEADSFWCFERLMRRMRENFRSTSSSIGVQSQLSTLSTIIKAVDPKLHQHLENLDGGEYLFAFRMLMVLFRREFSFVDSMYLWELMWAMEYNPNIFSLYEDESGTNSNPSTVTKMNDKLLKQYGKYERKNVQTGSKDPQTALSIFLIAGVLENRNKRLLKEAKGLDDVVKILNEITGNLDAKKACNEALKLHKKYLSKTKK; encoded by the exons GGTgtccatccatcaatcaaaggaGTAGTTTGGGAGTTCTTGCTAGGTTGCTATGATCCCAAGAGCACTTTCGATGAGCGGGGAGAGTTGAGGCTACGTCGGAG GGAGCAGTATGGGACCTGGAAAGCAGAGTGCCAGGCCATGGAACCAACCATAGGCAGCGGAAGGATCCTTACAACACCGGTAATAACGGATGATGGTAAACCCGTCCAGGATCATTCAACTAGCGGTAATGATTTGCAAGATAATACATCATTTCCTCCCGATGGCCCCCCTCTCGACAAGAAAGTCATTCAATGGAAACTTGTGTTGCATCAAATAG GTTTGGATGTAGTTCGTACAGATCGAGCATTAACCTTTTATGAGAACCAAGAAAACGATGCAAAGCTTTGGGATATTCTGTCAGTTTATGCATGGATGGACAAAGACATTGGTTACTGTCAAG GGATGAGTGATCTTTGCTCTCCAATGGTAATGCTTTTTGACAACGAAGCAGATTCATTTTGGTGCTTTGAACGTCTAATGCGTAGAATG cgAGAAAATTTTAGGTCCACATCAAGTTCCATTGGCGTGCAGTCACAACTGAGTACGCTGTCAACTATCATTAAAGCTGTTGATCCGAAGCTTCATCAACACCTTG AAAATCTAGATGGAGGGGAGTATTTGTTTGCTTTCCGCATGTTAATGGTACTTTTCCGGAGAGAATTCTCATTTGTGGATTCAATGTACCTTTGGGAG ttgATGTGGGCAATGGAGTACAATCCAAACATCTTCTCCTTGTATGAGGATGAATCGGGCACGAATTCCAACCCAAGCACGGTAACGAAGATGAATGATAAGCTGCTGAAGCAGTACGGGAAATATGAAAGGAAAAACGTTCAGACCGGATCAAAGGACCCACAGACTGCTCTATCAATCTTCCTTATTGCTGGTGTCCTTGAGAACAGGAATAAGCGGCTGTTGAAGGAGGCAAAAGGCCTTGATGATGTTGTcaag ATATTAAATGAGATAACTGGAAACTTAGATGCGAAAAAGGCATGCAACGAGGCATTGAAGCTTCACAAGAAGTACTTGAGTAAG ACTAAGAAATGA
- the LOC131240428 gene encoding glycolipid transfer protein 1-like isoform X2: MEGTVFTPCLEGMTSVKSNEGEMLTKPFLDVCKLVLPVIDKFGAAMALVKSDVGGNISRLESKYSSSPSEFNLLYSMVKAEIEAKTAKASSSCTNGLLWLTRAMDFLVELFRNLLEHPDWTMSQVCTDSYGKTLKKWHGWLASSSFTVAMKLAPDRKKFMEVIGGTGDLKADMEKFCTTFSPLLEENHKFLASVGMDNLKAS, encoded by the exons ATGGAGGGGACTGTGTTCACCCCCTGTCTGGAAGGAATGACATCTGTAAAATCCAACGAAGGGGAAATGCTGACCAAACCTTTCTTGGATGTCTGCAAGCTTGTGTTGCCTGTTATAG ATAAGTTTGGCGCAGCCATGGCACTCGTAAAATCTGACGTGGGGGGAAATATTTCA AGGTTGGAGTCCAAATATTCTTCAAGTCCTTCAGAATTCAATTTATTGTACAGCATGGTAAAGGCAGAGATTGAAGCTAAAACAGCAAAAGCTTCTTCAAGTTGTACCAATGGGCTTCTATGGCTAACAAG GGCAATGGACTTCTTGGTAGAACTGTTCCGCAACTTACTCGAGCATCCTGATTGGACCATGTCGCAAGTCTGCACAGATTCCTACGGGAAGACCTTGAAGAAATGGCATGGCTGGCTTGCTAGTTCTAGCTTCACT GTTGCCATGAAACTTGCACCGGATAGGAAGAAGTTTATGGAGGTGATAGGGGGAACTGGTGATCTCAAAGCAGACATGGAGAAATTCTGTACAACCTTCTCTCCTCTTCTTGAAGAGAACCACAAGTTCTTG GCGAGTGTTGGCATGGACAATCTGAAAGCTTCCTG A
- the LOC131240428 gene encoding glycolipid transfer protein 1-like isoform X1, which translates to MEGTVFTPCLEGMTSVKSNEGEMLTKPFLDVCKLVLPVIDKFGAAMALVKSDVGGNISRLESKYSSSPSEFNLLYSMVKAEIEAKTAKASSSCTNGLLWLTRAMDFLVELFRNLLEHPDWTMSQVCTDSYGKTLKKWHGWLASSSFTVAMKLAPDRKKFMEVIGGTGDLKADMEKFCTTFSPLLEENHKFLASVGMDNLKAS; encoded by the exons ATGGAGGGGACTGTGTTCACCCCCTGTCTGGAAGGAATGACATCTGTAAAATCCAACGAAGGGGAAATGCTGACCAAACCTTTCTTGGATGTCTGCAAGCTTGTGTTGCCTGTTATAG ATAAGTTTGGCGCAGCCATGGCACTCGTAAAATCTGACGTGGGGGGAAATATTTCA AGGTTGGAGTCCAAATATTCTTCAAGTCCTTCAGAATTCAATTTATTGTACAGCATGGTAAAGGCAGAGATTGAAGCTAAAACAGCAAAAGCTTCTTCAAGTTGTACCAATGGGCTTCTATGGCTAACAAG GGCAATGGACTTCTTGGTAGAACTGTTCCGCAACTTACTCGAGCATCCTGATTGGACCATGTCGCAAGTCTGCACAGATTCCTACGGGAAGACCTTGAAGAAATGGCATGGCTGGCTTGCTAGTTCTAGCTTCACT GTTGCCATGAAACTTGCACCGGATAGGAAGAAGTTTATGGAGGTGATAGGGGGAACTGGTGATCTCAAAGCAGACATGGAGAAATTCTGTACAACCTTCTCTCCTCTTCTTGAAGAGAACCACAAGTTCTTG GCGAGTGTTGGCATGGACAATCTGAAAGCTTCCTGA